The following proteins are encoded in a genomic region of Glycine soja cultivar W05 chromosome 17, ASM419377v2, whole genome shotgun sequence:
- the LOC114392663 gene encoding protein BIG GRAIN 1-like B gives MPIMYNLEKPQRDDKQFLTPSFSSTLLDQIYRSIDEGERKNGETKFYRHTTMSSSKRHNRSDSKSMDAGDRKIVGGAKNNNRKHLHRDEDVMFFSSTSISSTDSSSLGFSSSDTESISRASCFAPQVGRGGGGSASFRSEKQGMRIFDSFCRTSSHRSSEHAHSQFCITSRRHLSVSEDHKQIRHGHRQVTACDEEEEALMIKSKSRALKIYNNLKKVKQPISPGGRVTSFLNSLFANTKKTTTTTTSTSSRTCGEVNTPSSSSCYYSSTCSSASSFSRSCLSKTMSSERDRLRNGVKRTVRFYPVSVIVGEDSRPCGHKRLCEEKEASREFLREYNNRHNPKIKSNDKLVLKDLSLRTTNVDVDDNDDDDDASSYASSDLFELDHLAVFGSDRYSEELPVYETTHVSTNRAIANGLIV, from the coding sequence ATGCCAATCATGTACAATTTAGAGAAGCCACAGAGAGATGATAAACAGTTTCTAACTCCCTCTTTCTCTTCCACTCTCCTCGACCAAATTTATCGTTCCATCGACGAGGGTGAAAGAAAAAACGGCGAAACAAAGTTCTACAGACACACTACTATGAGCAGTAGCAAGAGACACAACAGAAGCGATTCGAAATCCATGGACGCTGGAGACAGAAAAATTGTCGGCGGCGCGAAAAACAACAACAGAAAACATCTGCACCGCGACGAGGATGTCATGTTCTTCAGCTCCACTTCGATTTCCTCCACAGATTCCTCCAGCCTTGGATTCTCCTCCTCCGACACCGAATCCATCTCACGCGCCTCGTGTTTCGCGCCACAGGTGGGGCGCGGAGGAGGAGGAAGCGCTTCATTCCGTTCCGAGAAACAGGGAATGCGCATCTTCGACAGTTTCTGTCGAACCTCCTCCCATAGATCGTCGGAACACGCGCATTCCCAATTCTGCATCACAAGCCGTCGTCATCTGTCCGTGTCAGAAGATCATAAACAAATCAGACACGGACACAGACAGGTGACGGCTTGTGACGAAGAAGAAGAGGCCTTAATGATCAAATCCAAGTCGAGGGCCTTAAAGATTTACAACAACCTTAAAAAAGTGAAACAACCTATTTCCCCTGGCGGCAGGGTCACGAGTTTCCTCAACTCGCTCTTCGCCAACACGAAGAAAACCACCACCACTACTACTTCTACAAGTTCCCGCACGTGCGGCGAAGTGAatactccttcttcttcttcatgttATTATTCTTCCACGTGTTCCTCTGCTTCTTCGTTTTCACGTTCTTGCTTGAGCAAGACCATGTCTTCCGAAAGGGACAGGTTGCGCAATGGGGTGAAGAGAACGGTGCGTTTCTACCCAGTGAGTGTGATCGTGGGTGAAGATAGCAGACCCTGTGGGCACAAACGCTTGTGCGAAGAGAAAGAAGCTTCTAGAGAGTTCTTAAGAGAGTACAATAACCGACACAACCCCAAGATTAAGAGCAATGATAAATTGGTCTTGAAGGACTTGTCTTTAAGGACTACTAacgttgatgttgatgataacGATGACGACGATGATGCATCGAGTTATGCGAGCTCGGATCTCTTCGAGCTTGATCATTTGGCTGTGTTTGGAAGTGATAGGTATAGTGAGGAGCTTCCGGTGTATGAAACTACTCATGTTAGTACTAACCGCGCCATTGCCAATGGCCTCATAGTGTAA